The Scomber japonicus isolate fScoJap1 chromosome 21, fScoJap1.pri, whole genome shotgun sequence region atatatatatatatataaggatAAATGTCAAGTTAGTGTTTTACATAAAGTAAAAAGTTacactaaaaaataaacaaaaacagacagacaactCACCAGGCTAAGTTTAACTTATCATTACCTCATTACAGTTATAATGTCATAAAGTGGACAGCAGGACTTTGCTTCTATTAAGTGAACCTTTGACTactgaagaaaaacaaggcATACATGTTTTCTACATATCTCACAGTGTTATAAGTAAATGTTGTTAGTTTTCTGACTTAAATAGAATACAACCATATAAGATAACTTAGATTTGACatgatcaaataaaaaacatactCTATTCTACATCCAAAAATATCTGTCAGCATGGTAAGAAAAGTATAAGAAaaacttttttgtattttttaattgtcaTGGTCTTACTTGaataaagtaacaaaatacTAAAGTGACAAAATAAGTTAAGATTTTCTTACCTTGTGTCTATTCCCTTCGTGGGTGTTATTTTAATCCTTTATGTCCATACATACACTTACACACTGAGTGTGCTGTAGAGAAAAGTTATGTGCACTGTAAGACTGTGACTTCGCTCCTCCCTTAAGCACACCCTACTCCCTCTACTGCTGACACTGGGACCTCTCTTTATCACgtagctctctgtgtgtgtgtgtgtgtgtgtgtgtgtgtgtgtgtgtgtgtgtgagaatatgTCTCATGTTGAAGGATAAACGGataagatgtacaaaaatgttttaattcctAATTGTGTTTGGCTCTTTGTaccacagaaagaaagagatgttgtttttcagtctcAGATAATCTCTGAATGTCATGCAGGGAGTGTTCATGCCAgtgacagaaaggaggaaataaaataatatccaGCATGGATCATCATGGTCCCATTTTCAATTGTTTATTGTGGTTTTCTGGAATGCAGCCGTTATTGGTTCGTTATAATGGATTATGGACATTGTTTACCAACTTCCCTAGCATTAGCAAAGATGCTGTGGACTAAACCATTATGTCTTACAttagttttaacttttttttaaatgcattagtCATACTGCTGTATTTTGCCtttctggatgtttttttttaatttttttatgaaTGCCATTTAGTCACATTTCCTTATTTCAACTTCCTCAGAAAcatttcttcctctctatctctctgtatctatttataaataaatgtaataaaaaaacaaacaagtaataTGATTtgagaacaaaaaataaataaaagcatgcCTTCATAAATTCTTAAAGCTCAGAATTTTTTGTAGCCAAGGAAAAAATGGGTTAACTTTAGTGTGTGTCATTAGTTTTAAAAGAAGTCACCAATATAAAATGTTTGGgtgtcacattctcaggaagaCAGATAACCAAGCTGCGAAGCTTTATTTTCATTCCAGTGGTGATAGGACATGTCTGGGCATGGCTGGCATGACAGTAGGGCTCATCTCGTATCAAAGGGTTTACAGTAGAACCCAAACAGCCTCCAGGTCAAACGGGCTTTCCTAGCAGCGCGTCTGGGTGGAGTACTGTGTACATTTTTAgtgtttatttacagtatgCATTGTGTTTTAGTGATGATTCAGAGACTTTCAATGCCTCATCTGTAGCCGTCTGGTGTCCATATGTCCTGTCCTTAGGGGACAATTTTGCATCTTAGACTGAAGAATAAACAGGAAGGCAGACCATTGGTCATCCTGACTTTGCCTAAGGGATCCAGGGCCACATGAGAGACTGTTTCTCTTGAAAGTAGGATTCCAACCAGGAAAACTCCAAAGTTATGCTACAGTTGGTTTTCATCACTCTGTGAATTTGAGCTGTCAGATCCGATAACTGACATCTTTGCTGCTGATATCCAGTTTATGTGAAAGTGAGCTATATGACGTTGCCTAATCTAGCCTGTGTCATACAGTTGTTTTTGGAGCCATAAATGAAGCCATTTATCCAGAGATGtctccataaataaatagtcACTTTCTCCCCGACAAACAAGATTAGTGTAATGGCAAACTACAAGTTAGTTTATGAGATCAGGAAATGTAAATCAATCAGTGGATCTCTCAGATGGCTGTTCTCATGCCATCAATCTGTCACTGGCTCCATACATGTTTTGCACTTCCCAGTCGGCAATGTTTCTGACCGCATTTGGGTCACGGACTGGTTAAGGAGTGAGTCAGACTATCAAAGCTTGTCCCATTGTGTGCTATACCGCAAGACAGCAACAAAACATGAATACTAATTAACCACAGCATTTCTGACTTGTCCTTGCAGGTGCTGGCAATCCCCAATGCAAAGTGGCCATTGTGATGTGCAGGAGCGGTTCTCAGGATGTTAGCAGCAGGTCAGTTGAACAGTCAGGTGCTGAAATATGTTTGCtcgttttttttccccctcctctggTGAGGAGGAATGcaagaaaaatattattttctctcttgtaCAAAAGTTCATGCTTCTGCTCTCATGTATTTAAGCACAGGTTTTATGATTCCAGCATTTCTATCAGCAATGCTCCAGTTCTAGttatacatttacatgttttgcACTGTAGCACTTTGGAAGGTATATCTCCCTTTATACTTGCTCTGCTGGTTTGTATCACATccaagaaaaatcataaattgaATCTTGTTGACAGTCATTTACATCCTGACATGAGTTGACTGGCCTGCTGACTTTGACACTTATCCCTTACAAGAATTTAGGATGCTCATGAAAAATGTCTATAACGCAAACCACACCCAAGATATTTGCCATTCCTGTTGTTGCTACAGCAGTGTAACTAGACACACACCTAACTTACTCTGAAACGTAGTGAGGACTAAAGATTGTCACCAGCTGCTGCAAAATGGTCATTATGGAATACTAGATTTAGATCACCTTTgagattttaatcatttaatcctTAGGCACGGCCAACACAGTATGATCCTGGTACCCATGGACACACCAGGTGTAAAGCTCATCAGACCCCTCACCGTGTTCGGACAAGATGGTAGGATTATGCCTGCCATGTACTGCTgatattttcctgttttcacaGCCATAACAGATGAGCTTTTCCTGACTTTAAGTTCACTAGTTTTCCCCTGTGTCTTTGCTCAGATGCTATCCACGGTGGCCACTTTGAAGTGCACTTTGAGAATGTGCGAGTGCTTGCCTCCAACATCATTCTAGGTAAGACAATGTATCATTGTTTCTATtccatttgttcatttatttactcACTAGGGCTTCTTTAGAAGCAGATCACACCATGGCCATATCAATCCTTTTATTGTTTCAACAATAAAACTATATTGACTTGACGGTTTGATGAAGTAGGTCACAAAGATAGAGATTATTTTCAATCCTTCACTTAGATATGCATGTTCTGTTCTTCTATATAATTGTTTTTCTAGGAGAGGGCAGGGGATTTGAGATCGCCCAGGGTCGTCTGGGGCCAGGCAGGCTGCACCACTGTATGAGGGCTGTTGGTCTGGCAGAGTTGGCACTGGAGCTGCTCTGCCAGCGGGCTGCCTCCAGGCGCACATTTGGCAAGAAACTGTACCAACATGTGGGTGATGGTTTACCCAAAGATTACTGCTACTTCAATTTCAGGGCTGTGGTTGTATTAATTCAGTGCTTTCCTGCTGTTGACACCTAGTGGACAAAAGTTTAGATAcagtttgtgttatttgtttttagGAAGTTGTTGCTCACTGGATAGCAGAATGCCGTCTCATGATTGAACAGACCCGCCTGCTGACTCTACATGCTGCACATGCTCTGGACACGCTGGGAAGCCGGGCTGCTCGCAAACAGGTAAAACTGTAAATAGTCTGTGTTGAACATCAGGTGCTCGGTATAATATTTTTAGGTGTTTCTAAAGCTGTTTTACTGTCATCTACAATAAGCTTCAAATGTTTCCACCTGGGATAAGCTCATTTGGATATTGCATTATGGGAGAATAGTTTACATGAGTGACACATTCAAATCAAGTTGATGAAATAACCCTagtcaattattttttcatatgcAAACTGactgttttgagtcatttttcaagtgtgtaCACACTACATGTGCAAAACCAGTGTAGAAGAAGCCCTCTATTTTAACCAATCTGCTCCTTAGATTGCAATGATCAAGGTAGCTGCAGCCAGGATGGCCTGTAAGGTTGTGGATTGTGCCATACAAGCATATGGAGGTGCAGGTGTCTCTGGAGACTTCCCGCTAGCACAGATGTGAGTATCTTTTGTACATAAATTGgaacaaactttaaatatattgctTTCTTGGTACCACCTCACCACATTTCCTCTTTAGGTATTCATATGCGAGGACTCTGCGCATTGCTGATGGACCAGATGAGGTGCATCTCTCCTCCATTGCTTATCTAGAACTGAGGGATCAACTTAAGGCACAAGCCAAACTGTAAAGTATCAGATATCATGTGGCAACATCAGCTTCACTAAATGCTATAAGTTGTAATTCCTTGTTCAGACTGTCGGTAATAATCTGCCttaataaaaactgatttttcatttcatatgaACTGTTCAGATGTAATAGAAGATAGATATTTTAATTAACCTTTTGTGATCTCAAACATccgtatatttaaaaaatccatAAGTATTTTTCTACCAAAATACAGCAATGTTAATAAATTACtatgatttatattttgttgtatATTTGTACCTCCTCTcattaaagtgaaaacaaatgtgACATTCTGCATCTGTTTGTATCACCACATCATGTTTGATTAGAAATGACACCTTTTTATTAcgaatttttgtttttatgtgaactacaaaaacagaaaatgacagcATGAATATAAGACTATTGTCATCACACTCTGTACGGGTGTGGTCTACCACATGGATGAATTCCATTTGGGAAGTGGTGGGGAATCAGGACACACAAgcacattatttttttacaatataAAACAGCAATGGCTCCATCTGTTTGATATACCAGATGGAAACCCATGCAGCACCCTCCACTCTTCATTGTCTATACATTAACATTTGGGCAGAGATCTTCAGCTGCCAAATCATTCAAATCTTTTATACAATACGGCGCAGAGAAGGTAAGGatgaggggggtggagggggttgaAGGTTGAGGGAAAAGAAGTGTCAGTGTTTGCTCTTCTTTGATTTTTTGTGAGACCGGTGAGGGGACCTTGATTTGGAGCGGGACTTCTTGGCTGATTTCTTGGGTGTCCTGGAGCGTGACCTCCTGGATCGTTTGGGTGTGCGAGGTGATGAGGGGGATCTggaaggaaaaacacatttgttatgACTTTAAGATTTAATCCCCCTGCAATTAACTAACTGATCCAGAGAGAAATGATGCCTGATCAACTGTGTTTAAGGTAGCAAAACATTGACCAGATTTTGTACCTCTTGGATGACTTTTTGTTGCTGGATCGAGGGGAGTCTTTATGAGAGATGCGGGAGGATGTGTCTTTTGAGTATGAGCGGTCGGAACGCTCTGATCGTTCTGACCGCTCTGAACGGGGTGAAGACGACCGgcctcttctgctgctgctccgcGTTGGGCTGGGCGACCCACTGTGACGCCGCTTCCTATCAACCGGAGGGGACAAATATCTGTCAGATGGAAATTAAACAAATCCcatgttttataaaaaaaacactgaaatactaCAACTGCACCTTTTACTTACTGATAAACCTGACACCACACTGCAACCAGCCAACTGGTTATCTCACCTCTCTTTTCTAGTTGGTgtgtcctccttctctttttccttcttcagaTCTTTGATCCGTGCTTCagctttctccttttctttcttctccctctctttctcccgttcaagtttctctttttctttttcctaccAGAGAAAAACAATATATGACCTCCATTGACTCCTGTATTTTATATGATCTGTAGCCAAATGTGCAGAGAATAATTAGATACCTTTTGTAGTAGTTTGTCCCTGTAGTGCTCCACCTGCTCCTGAATACTGTGGCCGGGTTTCTTGGGCCTTTTCCCTAACTCCAGCTCGTCCTGGAACTTCATAACTTTAACCTGGATGAACACcacaaggaaggaaaatggtcaaaacaatacatttcatGCTGTTGTGGTTAGTAGTGgggtggtagtggtggtagtggtggtgacTATTGTTAAGTACCTCTATCTCTCTCAGCTTGGTGCGTTTTTCCTCGTTCATTTCAGACAACTTGGTCTTAATATCTGGGTCATCTCTGATGGGGTTAGAATAACTCGGAGTATCTTCTGAGCGGGGGCTCTTGTCATCGTCATCACTGTCGTCTTCATCCCTTTAGAGGTGGatacattttaagaaaaaaagggttagggtattTGGACAACAGAACAGACTGTTATCCTCAAATCAGAGCACGCAAACACAACTCACTTTTTAGCTTCTTCTGGCTGCTCAAATATCTCCCATTTTGAAGTTGTCACAGCTGAGGAGCAAacaaaagacaataaataagaATGCATACAGAACTGGTGACACAAAGGTAGTTTATGTACTGAGGTTAAAACTTCTCATGTTGAAACCGAATAGTTTGATGCCACCAAAATGTCTCACCTTGAGACTCTAACTCAGCCTCATCCACTGCTTCCCATTTTGACGGTGCTACCTTAAAGGTTGCCTCCTTGGATTGATCAACTTTAAAAACAAgggaaataaaatcaataactTGAGTCACTGTACAAGACTTCATCTTGCGTTAATCTTAGCACCACTCACAAGGTATTCCATCTATGTCCTCCTCCATTTGCTTGATAGGAACACCGTCTAGGTCATCTAGAGGGGCTCCGTCAATTGGGGCCCCATCGATAGGCCCTGCGTCAATCGGTATCCCATCCACATCCTCCAGCGGAGTTCCATCGACATATTCCACTATTGGAGCCCCGTCAATGTCCTCTGTTGGCTCAGGCTGGgcaaaacacattacaaaaatGATTCAAACTTAGGAGTCTAATAAATGATGGTATAGGTTTTTAAAGCAAAGTTATTGGTAAGAGAATTTTGAAGTACTGTACTTTATTTACATCGTTTACCTCTACTGGGATGATAACAGGCTCCTTTTCAACTGAAAGATTAACTAGACCCAGGAAGATGTTCTGCAGTTTGATAAGGAAGGGGTCTGGATACACAGCCCAGTCCTCCCATGCACGGAAACATGACATAACACGTTgctgccacaaaaaaaaaagaaagcaagatAAAGGCAGCTGAGTGACATACTACAGGTGACAAAATTGATTATGTAAATGATTCAATAGGTTTAAGTTACTGAGCAGGAATTGGATATTTGGTACCTTAAAGTTTTCAGACTGAAGGTGGCCTTGTATCGTTTTGTATGTTGCATTGAGGTCAGAGAAAATCTGGCAGAGCTTTGTCTCAAAACTGTAGAGAAAAGGGTCAGATCgatttatgattttaaaaactgaagCAGTGACTTTGGAATATTGATCTTGAATTGACAGTGATGTGTGAGATTGTAAATTGCACAACTTACTATTTTCTGTAATAAGACGCGTTGGCTACTTTGGCAGAAGAGTTGTACAGCACATCCGAAACAAGATATAACCGTGCAATCTGAAATGTCAAAGAGAAAACATTAACCCCAAAGGAATGTTTCTGAAGTTAATGGTCTAACACAGATTACTAATTTATCCATCATAATGATTAGTCTATTTCTCAGCAGTAGGCCGGTGTAACGCCTTGCCTTTTTCGGAAGAGGGGTCTTGAGGATGGAAAGGGACTCTGTGATGCACTCCACTATCTCCTCAGCAGCTTCCGCGTGACTGAGACAAAACAGCATGGCTTCTGCTATGTCTCCCCTCCTTGGAGTCAATCCACGCAGCATCTCCTCTAGTTTGTCTCGCTCtctgcagagataaagaatCAATGACAGCGTGTTTTATGACTGAACTTGAACTTACGGCAATATTCATGTGCAAATTGTCTTACTCTTCTTTCAAGCAGCCTTTCTTGCTagactcctcctcttcctcctcttcttcaccatcatcataagGGCCGTGGAGGTATGGATTAAGAGGAGGCGGACGCCACAAAGAGCCATTCTTAAACATTCTAAAATCCTCTGTTCGCCATTTGGCTGGTGATTCACCCTGAGCGAGTAATGACTTCAGTCAATATCAAAACATAGACTGCTTGACTTTCATCCTAGAACATTATGTACTTCATTGTGGGCTAGATGCCACTGGAATTCTCCACTGAGCCATTTTTAAACATAGAAATCAAACCTGTAGTATGGAGTACAGCTTCCACCGGTAGTATACATGTGCTGGACTCTGGTTCTCAAACAGAAAccttaaagaaaaagaaaaggaaaaaacatcaTAACTCTgcaaaaacaacctttttaaGTGCTGGAATGACAAGAATCCCAACATTTCTGATGTGCAACTGGACTGACCTGTACATGGGATTATTGATTTCTCTGTTCATGATCATGGCTTCAAACATTGGGCCTTCACGCACCACAAACTCGATCATTCGGTGGATGAGAGAGAGCAAATTCctacaagaaaaacacagttaaaGCAAACAGATTCAGACTGGCCAGACTCTTGAGCATTACAAAAAGCCTGTCTGCTCAAGTTTAATTTATGCTTGGTGGTTTGACACTCACAACAGTTGCCTCTCAAAACACATACCATAATGCatgattgatttaaaaaaaatattgtaggGCCTAACTGCAGCTGTTGCTCACAGCAGGCTGTAACTGAATAGTACGCTGTCCTCGTATtacttatattatatatttgggCAGACGACCGCCTATACATATATAGCAGCagtcatatattatatacatatacaacacagagacaacagTCAAAAAGTGTCACATGACCAggcataaattaaatgtaatgtgacTATGCCTCTGGGCCTAAGCAGAACATTAATGTATAAAATGCTGGCAAAAATCAAAAGTCTTAAAAGTAACAAGTGATAGCAGTGAAACATTCATATGAATTAAGATTTAATTCAATCTAACAATTCAGGTAACcgtagattttttttaaattgtgtgcaAAATTTAATCAAGTTCCTaataatgttcatgtttgtgtcctTCAAGAGTGCAGTGCAACAGGTTTTAATTACATTGCACAGCCTGGACCCATTCTTTGAAATCTTCCTAGATACAAATAGTACAAAATGGGAAACAAGTGAAGCTGAGGAAGTTGGGAAAGTAGAAGCGAGACATTGATAAGACACTGTAGTGACTGAAAAATTTGTCAATACCATGCCTTTCAATTCTCACTCATCTCCTGACTAATGTGAAGTGATGAAGAACCAAAGCAGTATAGGATAATTGGCCTAAATATCTTATCTAGTGGTGGAGCTGATAATGACTCAATACAGTGCAAATAGGATCACTAGACTTCTTTTGTGACAATTTCTGGATAGAGATACATGGTGCAGGCTGCATACAATTAGCCTAAAGTGGCCAACAAGACAAAGGATGTCTTTCATTTGACAACACAGATCACATTTACTTGTATTGGAGCCGATCGTACCAATGGCGGGGTAAAATTCTGTATACTTTCCCAATCCATCCCATGATGCTTTTCAGGTCCCTCGCTGCTGCAGACAGTTCAACTTGTGCTGCTCACCAAGGCCAATGTCAAAGGTCATATAGAGACTAATACTGGGAGGTTTGGATTTGTTGACAGGGGCCAGATTTACTGAGCTCCCGATAGAGTGACAGAGGCCAAGGGGGAAGACGGTGTGCGTGAGCAATGGTCAGAGAGCAGGAACACATCTAGATCTAGAATCAGAAGACTACATATGTGGCAGAGTAACATGTCACTAAAGTTGAGAGCAACACGATTAAATGTTGATGTATGGGTTGGAACCGTGATGGACTTGAGTCATGATCTTTGGCTCTAAACAGCACATTAAATAAGCACTAAACTGATGTTTGgctacatatttaaaaaggaaaacatgagAGATGGTGGAATGTGAAAAAGCAAGGTACAAAACAAACTTCAGTCAGTATTATTCTATGTACTAATATGAAGACATTATACAATTGCTTCAACCATTGCTCACCCATACTGACCAGCCCCCTGTAGCATGCAGTGATCAACTGATCAAACTTTTAGCTTCATTATGGGATGTTTTTGTCTAAGTTTGTacaccaatttaaaaaaagaaaaacatgtaccTTTCTGTTGGGATAACCACTTTGACTATGGCTTGCGACAGAGTCTGTATATGAAGTCACATCAGATAATAAACATAGAATGTGAGTATTGTTAAAAAGGCAACaggtgaaaaatataaaaaatgcatttaaaagtgcaAAGAGACAATAACTTTCCTTTACTGCTGTCAGTTTTACTAAAGGCCAAACACCCCTGACACTCTACTCATTTACCATAAACACTGCATATTTTCCACACAATAACATTCTATTAAGCCAACTTTTAAATTCATTGAAAAAAGCTAGTTTAACAATGTAAAATCTATCATTTACAGAA contains the following coding sequences:
- the u2surp gene encoding U2 snRNP-associated SURP motif-containing protein isoform X4 — protein: MADRTPGGSQKASAKALLESKLKSFSIGKMAVAKRTLSKKEQDEIKKKEDERAAAEIYEEFLAAFEGGGEGKVKAFVRGGIANATKEEAAADEKKGKLYKPKSRFENQTKSFLPLETPPQFLALDKRHTLKKSNEKEKKKSNLELFKEELKQIQEERDERHKMKGRVSRFEPLSGMDGRRSSDGSSRRNRPSSVLDDCAPGSHDVGDPSTTNLYLGNINPQMNEEMLCQEFGRYGPLASVKIMWPRTDEERARERNCGFVAFMNRRDAERALKNLNGKMIMNFEMKLGWGKGVPIPPHPIYIPPSMMEHTLPPPPSGLPFNGQPRERLKNPNAPLLPPPKNKEEFEKTLSQAIVKVVIPTERNLLSLIHRMIEFVVREGPMFEAMIMNREINNPMYRFLFENQSPAHVYYRWKLYSILQGESPAKWRTEDFRMFKNGSLWRPPPLNPYLHGPYDDGEEEEEEEESSKKGCLKEEERDKLEEMLRGLTPRRGDIAEAMLFCLSHAEAAEEIVECITESLSILKTPLPKKIARLYLVSDVLYNSSAKVANASYYRKYFETKLCQIFSDLNATYKTIQGHLQSENFKQRVMSCFRAWEDWAVYPDPFLIKLQNIFLGLVNLSVEKEPVIIPVEPEPTEDIDGAPIVEYVDGTPLEDVDGIPIDAGPIDGAPIDGAPLDDLDGVPIKQMEEDIDGIPFDQSKEATFKVAPSKWEAVDEAELESQAVTTSKWEIFEQPEEAKKDEDDSDDDDKSPRSEDTPSYSNPIRDDPDIKTKLSEMNEEKRTKLREIEVKVMKFQDELELGKRPKKPGHSIQEQVEHYRDKLLQKEKEKEKLEREKEREKKEKEKAEARIKDLKKEKEKEDTPTRKERKRRHSGSPSPTRSSSRRGRSSSPRSERSERSERSDRSYSKDTSSRISHKDSPRSSNKKSSKRSPSSPRTPKRSRRSRSRTPKKSAKKSRSKSRSPHRSHKKSKKSKH
- the u2surp gene encoding U2 snRNP-associated SURP motif-containing protein isoform X5, which translates into the protein MADRTPGGSQKASAKALLESKLKSFSIGKMAVAKRTLSKKEQDEIKKKEDERAAAEIYEEFLAAFEGGGEGKVKAFVRGGIANATKEEAAADEKKGKLYKPKSRFENQTKSFLPLETPPQFLALDKRHTLKKSNEKEKKKSNLELFKEELKQIQEERDERHKMKGRVSRFEPLSGMDGRRSFLDDCAPGSHDVGDPSTTNLYLGNINPQMNEEMLCQEFGRYGPLASVKIMWPRTDEERARERNCGFVAFMNRRDAERALKNLNGKMIMNFEMKLGWGKGVPIPPHPIYIPPSMMEHTLPPPPSGLPFNGQPRERLKNPNAPLLPPPKNKEEFEKTLSQAIVKVVIPTERNLLSLIHRMIEFVVREGPMFEAMIMNREINNPMYRFLFENQSPAHVYYRWKLYSILQGESPAKWRTEDFRMFKNGSLWRPPPLNPYLHGPYDDGEEEEEEEESSKKGCLKEEERDKLEEMLRGLTPRRGDIAEAMLFCLSHAEAAEEIVECITESLSILKTPLPKKIARLYLVSDVLYNSSAKVANASYYRKYFETKLCQIFSDLNATYKTIQGHLQSENFKQRVMSCFRAWEDWAVYPDPFLIKLQNIFLGLVNLSVEKEPVIIPVEVNDPEPTEDIDGAPIVEYVDGTPLEDVDGIPIDAGPIDGAPIDGAPLDDLDGVPIKQMEEDIDGIPFDQSKEATFKVAPSKWEAVDEAELESQAVTTSKWEIFEQPEEAKKDEDDSDDDDKSPRSEDTPSYSNPIRDDPDIKTKLSEMNEEKRTKLREIEVKVMKFQDELELGKRPKKPGHSIQEQVEHYRDKLLQKEKEKEKLEREKEREKKEKEKAEARIKDLKKEKEKEDTPTRKERYLSPPVDRKRRHSGSPSPTRSSSRRGRSSSPRSERSERSERSDRSYSKDTSSRISHKDSPRSSNKKSSKRSPSSPRTPKRSRRSRSRTPKKSAKKSRSKSRSPHRSHKKSKKSKH
- the u2surp gene encoding U2 snRNP-associated SURP motif-containing protein isoform X6 — translated: MLPCFLHLKTRRSLRRNLLSLIHRMIEFVVREGPMFEAMIMNREINNPMYRFLFENQSPAHVYYRWKLYSILQGESPAKWRTEDFRMFKNGSLWRPPPLNPYLHGPYDDGEEEEEEEESSKKGCLKEEERDKLEEMLRGLTPRRGDIAEAMLFCLSHAEAAEEIVECITESLSILKTPLPKKIARLYLVSDVLYNSSAKVANASYYRKYFETKLCQIFSDLNATYKTIQGHLQSENFKQRVMSCFRAWEDWAVYPDPFLIKLQNIFLGLVNLSVEKEPVIIPVEVNDPEPTEDIDGAPIVEYVDGTPLEDVDGIPIDAGPIDGAPIDGAPLDDLDGVPIKQMEEDIDGIPFDQSKEATFKVAPSKWEAVDEAELESQAVTTSKWEIFEQPEEAKKDEDDSDDDDKSPRSEDTPSYSNPIRDDPDIKTKLSEMNEEKRTKLREIEVKVMKFQDELELGKRPKKPGHSIQEQVEHYRDKLLQKEKEKEKLEREKEREKKEKEKAEARIKDLKKEKEKEDTPTRKERKRRHSGSPSPTRSSSRRGRSSSPRSERSERSERSDRSYSKDTSSRISHKDSPRSSNKKSSKRSPSSPRTPKRSRRSRSRTPKKSAKKSRSKSRSPHRSHKKSKKSKH
- the u2surp gene encoding U2 snRNP-associated SURP motif-containing protein isoform X3 produces the protein MADRTPGGSQKASAKALLESKLKSFSIGKMAVAKRTLSKKEQDEIKKKEDERAAAEIYEEFLAAFEGGGEGKVKAFVRGGIANATKEEAAADEKKGKLYKPKSRFENQTKSFLPLETPPQFLALDKRHTLKKSNEKEKKKSNLELFKEELKQIQEERDERHKMKGRVSRFEPLSGMDGRRSSDGSSRRNRPSSVLDDCAPGSHDVGDPSTTNLYLGNINPQMNEEMLCQEFGRYGPLASVKIMWPRTDEERARERNCGFVAFMNRRDAERALKNLNGKMIMNFEMKLGWGKGVPIPPHPIYIPPSMMEHTLPPPPSGLPFNGQPRERLKNPNAPLLPPPKNKEEFEKTLSQAIVKVVIPTERNLLSLIHRMIEFVVREGPMFEAMIMNREINNPMYRFLFENQSPAHVYYRWKLYSILQGESPAKWRTEDFRMFKNGSLWRPPPLNPYLHGPYDDGEEEEEEEESSKKGCLKEEERDKLEEMLRGLTPRRGDIAEAMLFCLSHAEAAEEIVECITESLSILKTPLPKKIARLYLVSDVLYNSSAKVANASYYRKYFETKLCQIFSDLNATYKTIQGHLQSENFKQRVMSCFRAWEDWAVYPDPFLIKLQNIFLGLVNLSVEKEPVIIPVEVNDPEPTEDIDGAPIVEYVDGTPLEDVDGIPIDAGPIDGAPIDGAPLDDLDGVPIKQMEEDIDGIPFDQSKEATFKVAPSKWEAVDEAELESQAVTTSKWEIFEQPEEAKKDEDDSDDDDKSPRSEDTPSYSNPIRDDPDIKTKLSEMNEEKRTKLREIEVKVMKFQDELELGKRPKKPGHSIQEQVEHYRDKLLQKEKEKEKLEREKEREKKEKEKAEARIKDLKKEKEKEDTPTRKERKRRHSGSPSPTRSSSRRGRSSSPRSERSERSERSDRSYSKDTSSRISHKDSPRSSNKKSSKRSPSSPRTPKRSRRSRSRTPKKSAKKSRSKSRSPHRSHKKSKKSKH
- the u2surp gene encoding U2 snRNP-associated SURP motif-containing protein isoform X2, coding for MADRTPGGSQKASAKALLESKLKSFSIGKMAVAKRTLSKKEQDEIKKKEDERAAAEIYEEFLAAFEGGGEGKVKAFVRGGIANATKEEAAADEKKGKLYKPKSRFENQTKSFLPLETPPQFLALDKRHTLKKSNEKEKKKSNLELFKEELKQIQEERDERHKMKGRVSRFEPLSGMDGRRSSDGSSRRNRPSSVLDDCAPGSHDVGDPSTTNLYLGNINPQMNEEMLCQEFGRYGPLASVKIMWPRTDEERARERNCGFVAFMNRRDAERALKNLNGKMIMNFEMKLGWGKGVPIPPHPIYIPPSMMEHTLPPPPSGLPFNGQPRERLKNPNAPLLPPPKNKEEFEKTLSQAIVKVVIPTERNLLSLIHRMIEFVVREGPMFEAMIMNREINNPMYRFLFENQSPAHVYYRWKLYSILQGESPAKWRTEDFRMFKNGSLWRPPPLNPYLHGPYDDGEEEEEEEESSKKGCLKEEERDKLEEMLRGLTPRRGDIAEAMLFCLSHAEAAEEIVECITESLSILKTPLPKKIARLYLVSDVLYNSSAKVANASYYRKYFETKLCQIFSDLNATYKTIQGHLQSENFKQRVMSCFRAWEDWAVYPDPFLIKLQNIFLGLVNLSVEKEPVIIPVEPEPTEDIDGAPIVEYVDGTPLEDVDGIPIDAGPIDGAPIDGAPLDDLDGVPIKQMEEDIDGIPFDQSKEATFKVAPSKWEAVDEAELESQAVTTSKWEIFEQPEEAKKDEDDSDDDDKSPRSEDTPSYSNPIRDDPDIKTKLSEMNEEKRTKLREIEVKVMKFQDELELGKRPKKPGHSIQEQVEHYRDKLLQKEKEKEKLEREKEREKKEKEKAEARIKDLKKEKEKEDTPTRKERYLSPPVDRKRRHSGSPSPTRSSSRRGRSSSPRSERSERSERSDRSYSKDTSSRISHKDSPRSSNKKSSKRSPSSPRTPKRSRRSRSRTPKKSAKKSRSKSRSPHRSHKKSKKSKH